The Fretibacterium sp. OH1220_COT-178 DNA window TTGTGATTCCTCGCGGGCTCGCTCCGGAGTCTCCCTTTGCTGCCGCGGTGCAGATTCGCTGCATTGCTCTTTGGGCTAACATCTTGTGGCGACCCTATCTAGGGCTCAGGCGGTACGGGGTCTTCTCCGTCCGGATGCGGAGCCCCAGTGCGCGTAGGGCGCCCCGTACGCCACGCCGCGGACAGGATGGGGAACGGGGAGGCAATACCCGCCCTCCCTCCGCCGACAATACGGTGTACTTTTCCGCCGCATTGGGTTAGGATGGGCGGAATCCTTGTTTTGCGCGGCTTGTGCGGGGAGGGGGCGTTCCCTTCGCCCTTTACGCCTGCGAGTTCTGGGGAGGAGATCGATTTGGATAGGATAAGATGCATGGTTCTCGTGCTGTTCGCGCTGCTGGCCGCCTGCCCCGCTGTCGCGGCCGAGCGGTCCGCCCCCGGTCAGGCCCTGGTGGTGCTGAAGAATGGGTTGAAGTGGCCCTTGACTCAGGAGGCATTGCTGAGCGTCGAGGGGCGCGTCTACGTGGCCGGCGTTGCCTTGGGGGCGGAGGCGCGGGTGGTGGAGGTCTACGACGGCCTTTCCGTGGCGGGCGGGACGATCTTTGCGCTCTTCGCCTCCGACAGGCACACGACGGAGGAGCTCATCGCGGCCCTCAAGAAACGGCCCGAGGTGCTGGCCGTATCCTCCAACCGTGAGGTGCGCACGATGGGGAGCGCCGACGTCAGGCCCAAAGCGGCGGTCAAACCGAAGGAGAAGCCGCAGAAGGGTGCGGGGACGGCATCCGGCGACAAGAGGCCCCCAGCGGCCAAGGCGAAGCCCGAAAAGCCGAAGGCTCAGGCCCCCAGGCCCAAGACCGACAAGCCCAAGGCCCCCAAACAATAGGCGGAAGAAACGACGAATCGGGACCCCGGAGGCGGGGTCCCGATTTTGTCGGAGGACATGGCGCCGCAAGGAAACTACTCGCAGCGGACGGCGCGAGCCAGACCCCCCGTCGAGGTCTCGCGGTACTTGACGTTCATGTCCTTGCCCGTCTGGTACATGCTCTCGATGACCTCGTCCAGGGTGATGCGCGGCGGCGAGGTGCGGCGCAAAGCCATGCGCGCGGCGTTGATGGCCTTGACCGCGGCGATGGCGTTGCGCTCGATGCAGGGCACCTGAACGAGCCCGGCGATGGGGTCGCAGGTCATGCCCAGGCAGTGTTCCATGGCGATCTCCGCGGCCATGCAGACCTGCAGGGGGCTGCCGCCGCTCAGCTCCGCCAGGCCGGCGGCGGCCATGGAGCAGGCCACCCCCACCTCGCCCTGGCAGCCTACCTCCGCGCCGGAGATCGAGGCATTGGCACGGTAGAGCAGGGCCACGGCCCCGGAGGCCAGAAAGTAGCGCAGCCGCTCCTCGGCGGCCAGGGGCGCCACGAAGCGGTCGTAGTACTTCAGCACTGCGGGGACGACCCCGCAGGAGCCGTTCGTCGGGGCCGTCACCACCCGGCCGCCCGCGGCGTTCTCCTCGCTGACGGCCAGGGCGAAGAGGTTGACCCAGTCGACGATCTTCATGGGGTCGCCGGACAGCGGGTCGGAGGCGTTCAGGAGGCGCAGCAGCGGCGCCGCACGCCGTGCGACCCTGAGCCCGCCGGGCAGCACCCCCTCGGTGCGCATGCCGCGTTCCATCGAGGCGGTCATCACCGACCAGATCGCCTCGAAGTGCCGGCCGATCGCCTCGTCGCCGTGCAGGGCGCGCTCGTTCTCCAGGACCAGAGTGGAGAGGGAGAGCCCCGTCTCCACGCAGAGCGCGAGCAGCTCTCCCGCCGAGGCGAAGGGGTGGGGGACCTCGCCGGAGTCCCCCTCGGGGACCCCGAAGTGCGCGTCGTCGACGACGAAGCCGCCGCCGATGGAGTAATAGATGTTGGCGTGGAGCTCCGTGCCGTCCCCCAGCGCCCGGAGGAGCAGTCCGTTCTCGTGCTTGGGGAGGTTCTCGGGGAGAAGGCGCAGGTCCTCGTCCCAGTCGAACGCCACCGTGCGGCCCTCGGGGCCCAGGGGCAGGCGACCGGTCCGCCGCACGGTCTCGACAAAAAGAGGGATCGCGTCGACGTCCACCGTCTCGGGAAGGTTCCCCGCGAGTCCGAGGATCACCGCACGGTCCGTGAGGTGGCCCTTGCCCGTCAGCGCCAAAGAACCGTGGAGCTCCGCCTCTATGCCCTCGGTGCGGTCCAGCAGGTTCTGGGACCGCAGCTCCTCCACGAACCGAAAGGCCGCCTTCATGGGGCCGACCGTGTGGGAGCTGGAGGGGCCGATACCGATCTTGAAAATGTCGAAAACGCTCTGCATGAGTCCTTTCCCCTTGGTTTGCCCTGCCGCCAAGGGCGGCGAGGGCAACGAAAACGCGATTGCCGGCCGGGATTCAGCTGCAGGCCGAGTGCCGCAAAGTCCCGAAAACGGACGCGGAGCATCCTTTTCGAATTTTCGAGAAGAGATGCTCCGCGTGAGATCGTTTCGGGGGATAGAGAATCAGTACTTGCAGTTGCAGTTCTTGCCCACGCCGAAAAGCTGCAGGGTGGAGTTCATGAGCTCCTCCTGCGTGCGGATCAGATAGGCGCCCATCGCCATCTGCACCTTGGCCTGGCTGAGCTCGATCGAGGACTTGGCGACGTCCATGACGTCCACCCCCCCCGAGCCCAGATGCTCGGGCACCGAGGCGACCCGGTTGGCGGAGTCCTGCATCATGGCGGCGCCCGCCTGGCCCAATCTGTCGAAGCTGTTGATGTTCACGGCATACCCTCCTTGCCGTCCTGTGCGGGGTGTCCAACACACAAAAACTGTCCCCGGGACATGTTGCTTTCACGAAATTCTACCAGATATTCCCGCAGCCGGCAATCGAAAACATGGGCCTTTGATGGGAGCTGGAGGCCTTTTTCTGTATAATGGCCTGGATGGAACCGATATTTCGGGGAGGGACGCCTGCCGGGGTTCGTCTCCCCGCGAAAGGGGCGGATGATCGTATGCTGGATCTTATGGCGCGGCGCAGAAGCGTTCGGAGGTTCACGGACGAGGAAGTGTCCGACACGGAGCTCGAAGCGCTGGTCGGCGCGGGGCTTCTGGCCCCCTCCGCGAAGAACAGGAGGCCGGTCGAGCTTTTCGTCGCCCGGGACCGGGGGACGGTCGCACGGCTTGCCGGGTGTCGGGATGCGGGTGGGGATGCGCTGAGGACCGCGCCTCTGGCGTTCGCCGTGACGGCCGACCCCGCCGTCAGCGACGTGTGGGAGGAGGACGCCTCCATCGCCGCCACGCAGATCTTTCTGGAGGCGGAGGCCCTGGGCCTTGGCTGCTGCTGGATCCAGATCCGCAGGCGTCCCTGTGGAGACGGGACGGCCGAGGGGGCCGTGAGGCGGCTGCTGGACGTTCCCGATCGTCTCTCCGTCCTGTGCCTTCTGGCCATCGGCCGCAAGGACGAGGAGAAGGAGCCGTACGACGTCGCGAAGCTGGATCGTTCGAAGGTGCATTATTGCTGAGGCGGAGATTTCTTATCGGGCCTCTCGAGCCTGAAACCTGAAAGGAGTGTGCGTAATGCCGAAGAAGAAAGGGCGCCTGGAGTTTCTGGAGATGAAGAAGAACGGGGAAAAGGTGACTTGGATCACGGCGTACGACTTCCCGACGGCGATGTTCGCCGAGGCGGCGGGGCTGGACA harbors:
- a CDS encoding L-serine ammonia-lyase; its protein translation is MQSVFDIFKIGIGPSSSHTVGPMKAAFRFVEELRSQNLLDRTEGIEAELHGSLALTGKGHLTDRAVILGLAGNLPETVDVDAIPLFVETVRRTGRLPLGPEGRTVAFDWDEDLRLLPENLPKHENGLLLRALGDGTELHANIYYSIGGGFVVDDAHFGVPEGDSGEVPHPFASAGELLALCVETGLSLSTLVLENERALHGDEAIGRHFEAIWSVMTASMERGMRTEGVLPGGLRVARRAAPLLRLLNASDPLSGDPMKIVDWVNLFALAVSEENAAGGRVVTAPTNGSCGVVPAVLKYYDRFVAPLAAEERLRYFLASGAVALLYRANASISGAEVGCQGEVGVACSMAAAGLAELSGGSPLQVCMAAEIAMEHCLGMTCDPIAGLVQVPCIERNAIAAVKAINAARMALRRTSPPRITLDEVIESMYQTGKDMNVKYRETSTGGLARAVRCE
- a CDS encoding nitroreductase family protein, which produces MLDLMARRRSVRRFTDEEVSDTELEALVGAGLLAPSAKNRRPVELFVARDRGTVARLAGCRDAGGDALRTAPLAFAVTADPAVSDVWEEDASIAATQIFLEAEALGLGCCWIQIRRRPCGDGTAEGAVRRLLDVPDRLSVLCLLAIGRKDEEKEPYDVAKLDRSKVHYC